The Lysinibacillus pakistanensis genome includes a window with the following:
- a CDS encoding head maturation protease, ClpP-related produces MKKLNKKKTFFDVKASVDGKSADVFILGEITPWAWEEFGEMSSVVFKEKLDAVGDVSELHIYVNSPGGSVFEGIAIGNMLKRHKARTIAHVDAIAASIASDIVACCDEVRMPSNAMLMIHNAMTGAFGNSSELRKVADDLDRINGMQIETYMSKIDGKTSQEEIQRMMDEETWLSAQQAYDIGLCDVVEGANRAVASLSNEHTKKFKNLPEALLQLESEVLTEEERQGIIADSKANLTYLQSLNLI; encoded by the coding sequence GTGAAAAAGTTGAATAAAAAGAAGACTTTCTTTGATGTTAAAGCATCGGTTGATGGTAAATCAGCGGATGTTTTTATTTTGGGCGAAATTACTCCGTGGGCTTGGGAAGAGTTTGGAGAAATGTCATCGGTGGTTTTCAAAGAAAAACTAGATGCTGTTGGTGACGTCAGTGAACTTCATATTTACGTGAATAGTCCAGGGGGTTCAGTGTTTGAAGGGATCGCCATTGGGAACATGTTGAAACGACATAAGGCTCGTACAATCGCTCATGTGGATGCAATAGCAGCATCTATTGCGAGTGACATTGTGGCTTGCTGTGATGAAGTGCGAATGCCCTCAAATGCAATGTTAATGATCCATAATGCAATGACAGGTGCTTTCGGAAATTCAAGTGAATTACGCAAAGTCGCAGATGATTTGGATCGAATTAACGGCATGCAAATTGAAACCTATATGTCAAAAATCGATGGTAAGACTTCACAAGAAGAAATTCAACGAATGATGGATGAAGAAACGTGGTTGTCAGCTCAACAAGCTTACGATATTGGCTTATGTGACGTTGTGGAAGGCGCAAATCGTGCTGTTGCTAGTTTATCAAATGAACATACAAAGAAATTTAAAAACCTTCCAGAGGCCCTTCTACAGCTCGAAAGCGAAGTCCTTACTGAAGAAGAAAGGCAAGGCATTATTGCGGATTCTAAGGCGAATCTTACTTATTTACAGTCAT
- a CDS encoding phage portal protein, which yields MNIWSKFKASLYTAYATWKGQGYDFSLWQGRTFWGIDNSQLVTNETIFSVITRLSNTVSSLPIKLYKHYDVENNNLSDLLVNPNPNMSGWELINKLEVARNEHGNGYSIILRNYLMQPESLVVLDNVQVKPLIDDVTGELWYEVRGNNKTSYIHNMNMIHVKHITGSNRIKGISPLDVLKNTLQYDKAVQEFSLSEMEKKESFILKYGANVSEAKQKEVIANFKHFYNENGGVLFQEPGVEIDKMTKTYTPGETISSEKVTRTRVANVFNIPLSFLNEQGGGFANNEQMMIQFVQMTLTPIIRQYEQEFNRKLLTQDQRIEGYYFKFTVNSLLRGDTATRSAFYQQGIRNGWFTQNEVRGWEDLPPDKAEQANKLWISGDLYPIDMPIEERKGTSTATTTVEGGEKVE from the coding sequence ATGAATATATGGAGCAAATTTAAAGCCTCTCTCTACACAGCTTATGCAACGTGGAAAGGACAAGGCTATGATTTTTCATTATGGCAAGGGAGAACATTTTGGGGTATCGATAATTCACAATTAGTTACAAATGAAACTATTTTCAGTGTGATTACTAGGCTTTCAAACACTGTTTCAAGTTTGCCAATTAAATTATATAAGCACTATGATGTAGAAAATAACAATTTGAGTGATTTGCTAGTAAATCCAAATCCAAATATGAGTGGTTGGGAACTGATTAATAAATTAGAAGTAGCACGTAATGAACATGGTAATGGATATTCAATTATTTTACGTAATTACTTAATGCAACCTGAATCACTTGTTGTACTTGATAATGTACAAGTTAAACCATTAATCGATGATGTAACAGGCGAATTATGGTATGAAGTGCGAGGGAATAACAAAACAAGTTATATACACAACATGAATATGATTCATGTAAAACATATTACTGGATCCAATCGCATAAAAGGCATCTCACCATTAGATGTATTAAAAAATACTCTTCAATATGATAAAGCAGTTCAGGAATTTTCTCTTTCTGAAATGGAAAAGAAAGAATCATTCATTTTAAAATATGGAGCTAACGTATCAGAAGCGAAGCAAAAGGAAGTTATAGCGAATTTCAAACATTTTTATAATGAAAATGGCGGTGTTTTATTCCAAGAACCAGGTGTTGAAATTGATAAAATGACAAAAACATATACACCAGGTGAAACAATCTCATCAGAAAAAGTAACTCGTACTCGAGTGGCAAACGTGTTTAACATTCCTCTTTCTTTTTTAAATGAACAAGGCGGAGGATTTGCAAACAATGAGCAGATGATGATTCAGTTTGTACAGATGACACTTACACCAATTATTCGTCAATACGAACAGGAATTTAACAGAAAATTACTCACACAAGATCAAAGAATTGAAGGTTATTACTTTAAATTTACTGTTAATTCACTGTTACGAGGTGATACAGCTACACGTTCAGCATTTTATCAACAAGGAATTCGAAATGGTTGGTTTACTCAAAATGAAGTTAGAGGTTGGGAAGACCTACCTCCAGATAAAGCTGAACAAGCAAATAAATTATGGATTAGTGGTGACCTTTACCCAATTGATATGCCTATTGAAGAACGGAAAGGTACCTCTACTGCTACCACAACTGTGGAAGGGGGTGAAAAAGTTGAATAA